The window CAGAGCAGACACGTGCTGACTGAGTTTTACACTCTCAGGTTTTCAGGTTCAAACATGGAAATAAGGAGCCGCTTCATGTTCAGACAGTTTTATtgatttgcatgttttagttgttttaatattattaatgaACACTTCATCTTAAAGAATCGGGGCGTCTTTAGGGTTTGAGGACATCAGGGGCTTAGCTCAGACCTCtggagcaacaaaaaaacaaaatcaataaaaaaacacggcctcatgtttggtcatttttcaaaaactttggctgatttttattctttaaatgtttttgttacttttattttctttttagtttttaaattttcttaaactttttggatttttaaaaaaacgttttctgGACGATTTTTTGGAATTAAAAActtgcagtttatttttcttttaaaatgtttggtcatttttaaagaaaacatgctttccaaacctgcGGGCCTGCCAAAGAAAAAcctgattttcaaatttctaaCAGTCGTTGAACACGTCATGTTGGACGAACGAGGCTCATGGGAAAAATATCTGCAGCAAACGGCCATCCTCCTCCGCTGATAAATACAGAACCGTCCCTTAGACCGCCGGCGTcaggtgacctctgacctgtaaAAGTAGTGCAGCATGAAGGTGCAGAGCAGCAGCGTCCTCCCGGCGCTGTCCCCGCTGCTGTCCCCGCTGCTGTCCccgctcagcagcagcagcggcagcaggaAGGACGGAGCCTCCTGCAGGAGCCAGGCCGCTCCGGCCGGACAGCAGCGGCGCTCCGCCGGCGTGTAGCGGCCGTACAGCGTCTGTCTGCGGGTCTGCCGCAGCAGGTTGGCCGCTCCGCCGAGGACCAGAGCCCAGCTCAGAGAGGACACCGCGGAGACAAGACACCTCATCAGCCCGCTCAGGACTGAGGACACcggggacagagacagagagacagagggacagacagctGCACCAGAACAAATCACACTGTCTCTGTTAGAGCTCTCAGCTGGACTTTTTTCTGTTAAACTTGAGCaattctccctctgtctcctcccctctgtctctctctctctgtgtctcagtccGTCTCTGTCCCTCTTATGGGACGTCTCAGTccgtctctgtccctctgtctcctcctcctctctctctctctgtctcagtcccTCTCAGTccgtctctgtccctctgtctcctccccctctctctctctctgtgtctcagtccctctcagtctgtctccgtccctctgtctcctcctctctgtctctcagcctCACATACACTGAAACAGTTAGCCCAGCAGCTCCTGACGTTGTGAGTCAAGTATGTGAAAACTATTTCGTCTCAGCAGTTTGTTCTTCCAAAGGTCTGTTTGGTGAAAGGCGCGTGGAGACTCAGTGTTGGCAGCGCTCCTGTTAGCTTCTGGGAAAACGGTCCAGAGGAAAGGGTTCATTCAGTAAGACCCCTGTTGTTTTAGGAGGGGCTGTCCTGTGAGGGACACTGGACGTTGGACTCTGTTAAGCTTTAAAAGATGTGAGATTGTAATTTCTGCCAACGTATGAtttcaaaacaattacaaattcAAACGGATTGAATGAATTTGAATTTAACTGAACTGGATTGAGTTGAATTGTTGAGttgaaacaaattaaattgaattttaacaGAATGAATCTGCAGTTAGTCGCTGACGCGTGAGGCTTTGTAGAAAAGTAAAAGGCGCTCATATGGTCTCTTATAATGAACATTTTACTGTGGAAAAGCTGTGGCCCCGGCGCTGTGGGCGACCTGTATCTGCAGTGAAACAGTCGCAGCGCTGAGCGTCTGTGAGGAGGTCTGGTGATGAAGAGTCAGACCgaaggaaacaaacaaagagcGCTGCTGTTCACAGATTCTTCACATTCCTCcagttcagcagcagcaggtcccAGCATGCCGTCATGTGATCAAACGCCGCAGCAGGACGCTCGGGAAAATACAGCCACCGCTTTACAGCAAACCGTTTGTGTTTCGAAGATGCACGCAGACCGGACCTTAGCCAGAGGAGGGCTTGGCAGAGGAACAGCTCAAAGCCAGGTcaggtcagcctcaccctgatgccggctctcctgcctctctcctccctctcttcatctttcggtttcgtttctcccctctggtctgactggccgctcgcTGTAGTGCTTCTCTATCAAAGAAAAGTGTTTCAGCAGAAGGAACGACGGAGtcgaaaaatagaaaaatataggaaaaaagGAGTGTAAggaaggatttgaggagctactggctgctgcatctacatgctgCTGTCCTCATAGCAACATCACGTCGTCATAGCAACATCACGTCGTCATAGCAACATCATGTCGTCATAGCAACATCACGTCGTCATAGCAACATCACATTGTCATAGCAGTTCAAGGTCTGTTTGGAATTTGAAAAtctaacaataatttctgttttcacagtttctggctgataaatAGAGTCATATTGGTGAATTTTACTTTAGAGGGCccgcaggtttggaaggcatgttttccttgaaaattacatttctaggatttagaaCACAGAATGTTTCTCGAATTTTAGGACAAATGTGGGATTTTAGGGTGTgcctaggatttgaggacatttgtaggactttaggacatttctagtattttaggacattagtgtctcagACAGgccctctgtcagggggtgtgggggtctgctctgatgctgttttatgcactctcaAGCCATCTGgatactaaaaggacaaaaacaattcccagtttGGTCTGCAGGATTCTGCGCTCAGACGAGTTTTTGGTCTCGTGACGACCTTCGTGTGTTCACACTGAGCTGATCTGAGCAGCTCATGTCTGGAAACCATCAGCTGCTCTCAGATCTGGTGTCCGTGTGGACGTTTATTGTGGACAGACATGAGGACGCTGAGAGGTCACACTGAGAGACGTCATCATGTCTCTGATGTTTTcagtgatgatgaagaagagACTGACATTCATGTCCTGCAGCGTCTCTGTCCCCCTCAGCTCTCTGACGCCCCCCTGTGGAGGCccgtgtctgtctgcagtacagACCATAATATCCTGTCATTTCACCTTGCAAAGGATCAAGAGGgtttattgtatatttctgaaataatgttttttttattttttattattattgtgcttATTATCATATGTGCACATTATTTTgcaattatattttataatatgcatatgttttattaaattaaaaaatgcttgtttttttaaaacatttttgttgtttaaaaa of the Plectropomus leopardus isolate mb unplaced genomic scaffold, YSFRI_Pleo_2.0 unplaced_scaffold924, whole genome shotgun sequence genome contains:
- the LOC121940675 gene encoding 3-oxo-5-alpha-steroid 4-dehydrogenase 1-like; translated protein: MRCLVSAVSSLSWALVLGGAANLLRQTRRQTLYGRYTPAERRCCPAGAAWLLQEAPSFLLPLLLLSGDSSGDSSGDSAGRTLLLCTFMLHYFYRSEVT